A single window of Oerskovia paurometabola DNA harbors:
- a CDS encoding shikimate dehydrogenase encodes MTVGAVRRAAVLGHPVAHSLSPVLHSAAYRALGLDGWEYSAVDVTEEELASFVEGLDESWAGLSLTMPLKQVVLPLLDHVEPLAGVVGAVNTVLFQPTGSGRTLVGANTDVHGLVAALREGLGDRPVGSAMVLGAGATAASTLAALAELGCTAPTVLVRSLGRTGGLQRAAHRMGVAPRFAVLDPASPLVAQADVVVSTLPSRAADPVADALTVQSAAGASGPRGVLLDVVYDPRPTALSRAWADAGATVVGGERMLLHQAAEQVRLMTGRVAPLAAMAEALEAALAPSTARI; translated from the coding sequence GTGACGGTCGGCGCCGTGCGTCGCGCCGCCGTCCTGGGCCACCCCGTCGCCCACTCGCTCTCGCCCGTCCTGCACTCGGCCGCGTACCGCGCGCTGGGGCTGGACGGGTGGGAGTACTCCGCGGTCGACGTGACCGAGGAGGAGCTGGCGTCGTTCGTGGAGGGGCTCGACGAGAGCTGGGCCGGGCTCAGCCTGACCATGCCGCTCAAGCAGGTCGTCCTGCCCCTCCTGGACCACGTCGAGCCGCTCGCGGGCGTCGTGGGTGCCGTGAACACGGTCCTGTTCCAGCCCACGGGGTCGGGGCGCACGCTCGTGGGCGCCAACACCGACGTCCACGGCCTCGTGGCCGCGCTGCGCGAGGGGCTGGGGGATCGCCCGGTCGGCTCGGCCATGGTGCTGGGGGCGGGCGCGACCGCGGCCTCGACGCTGGCCGCGCTCGCCGAGCTCGGCTGCACGGCCCCGACCGTCCTGGTGCGGTCGCTCGGGCGCACGGGCGGGTTGCAGCGTGCCGCGCACCGCATGGGGGTCGCCCCACGCTTCGCGGTGCTCGACCCAGCGTCGCCGCTCGTGGCGCAGGCGGACGTCGTCGTCTCGACGCTGCCCTCACGGGCCGCGGACCCGGTCGCGGACGCCCTTACCGTGCAGTCCGCCGCCGGGGCGTCGGGCCCCCGCGGCGTGCTGCTCGACGTGGTCTACGACCCGCGCCCGACGGCGCTCTCCCGCGCCTGGGCGGACGCCGGTGCCACCGTGGTGGGCGGCGAGCGCATGCTCCTGCACCAGGCCGCCGAGCAGGTGCGTCTGATGACGGGGCGCGTCGCGCCGCTCGCGGCGATGGCCGAGGCCCTGGAGGCTGCCCTCGCACCGAGCACCGCCAGGATCTGA
- the alaS gene encoding alanine--tRNA ligase, translated as MRTAEIRKRWLDYFAAQDHTVVPSASLISPDPSTLFTIAGMVPFIPYMTGEQTAPWARATSVQKCVRTLDIDDVGKTTRHGTFFQMNGNFSFGDYFKEGAITYAWDLITRSQDDGGYGIPEDKIWVTVFHEDDEARQLWKKIAGLPDERIQGLGMGPNYWSTGARGPAGPCSEIFFDRGPAYGPDGGPAVDLAGDRFLEIWNLVFMQYERGDGGTKESFPILGELTKKNIDTGMGLERVAFVLQGVDNMYEIDEVFPVIAAAQELSGKRYGADTDDDVRMRVVADHVRSALMIISDGVRPSNEGRGYVLRRLLRRSVRAMRLLGVEDPSLPQLFPVSRDAMQASYPEVGADFERISQIAYAEEEAFRRTLTSGTTILDTAVAAAKTTAGAGGTPVLPGDQAFALHDTYGFPIDLTLEMAAEQGVQVDEKAFRALMQEQRTRARADALAKRTGGVDTAAYEALQSELARPVEFLGYTDATASVNVVGLLVDGVPSPAATAPADVEVVLDRTPFYAEAGGQLADHGTIVLDGGATIEVDDVQRPIKGFSVHRGRLVEGVVALGDPGTAQIDTARRKAISRAHTATHMIHKSIQEALGKDATQAGSENAPSRIRFDFRASSAVPAGVLSEVEERVNTQLAENLEVTDKVMPIAEARALGAMALFGEKYGDQVRVVSIGGDWSRELCAGTHVKQSGQLGLVTLLGESSIGSGVRRVDALVGDGAYGFQAKEHALVGQLTGLLNVRTEELPDRVGSLVARLRDAEKELAALRQAQLLASAANLAAAAETVGTVRVVVHDAGEVASADDLRALALDVRGRLADSAPSVVAIAGVSKERPQVVIVTNAPAREAGLRAGALAKKASGVLGGGGGGKDDMAQGGGTDVSALPAALAGIRDDVASAL; from the coding sequence ATGCGTACCGCCGAGATCCGCAAGCGTTGGCTCGACTACTTCGCCGCCCAGGACCACACCGTCGTGCCCTCGGCGTCGCTCATCTCGCCGGACCCCTCGACCCTGTTCACGATCGCGGGCATGGTGCCGTTCATCCCGTACATGACGGGCGAGCAGACGGCGCCGTGGGCCCGTGCGACGAGCGTGCAGAAGTGCGTGCGCACCCTCGACATCGACGACGTGGGCAAGACCACGCGCCACGGCACGTTCTTCCAGATGAACGGCAACTTCTCGTTCGGGGACTACTTCAAGGAAGGCGCGATCACCTACGCCTGGGACCTCATCACGCGGTCGCAGGACGACGGCGGGTACGGCATCCCCGAGGACAAGATCTGGGTCACCGTCTTCCACGAGGACGACGAGGCGCGCCAGCTCTGGAAGAAGATCGCGGGGCTGCCGGACGAGCGCATCCAAGGCCTCGGTATGGGACCCAACTACTGGTCCACGGGTGCCCGCGGGCCTGCCGGTCCCTGCTCGGAGATCTTCTTCGACCGCGGCCCGGCGTACGGCCCCGACGGCGGCCCCGCGGTCGACCTCGCGGGTGACCGGTTCCTGGAGATCTGGAACCTCGTCTTCATGCAGTACGAGCGCGGCGACGGCGGGACCAAGGAGTCCTTCCCCATCCTGGGCGAGCTCACGAAGAAGAACATCGACACCGGCATGGGGCTCGAGCGCGTCGCGTTCGTCCTGCAGGGCGTCGACAACATGTACGAGATCGACGAGGTCTTCCCCGTCATCGCGGCAGCCCAGGAGCTCTCGGGCAAGCGCTACGGCGCGGACACCGACGACGACGTGCGCATGCGCGTGGTCGCCGACCACGTCCGCTCGGCCCTCATGATCATCAGCGACGGCGTGCGCCCCTCGAACGAGGGCCGCGGCTACGTCCTGCGCCGGCTGCTGCGCCGCTCGGTGCGCGCCATGCGCCTGCTGGGCGTCGAGGACCCCTCGCTGCCCCAGCTGTTCCCCGTCTCGCGCGACGCCATGCAGGCCTCCTACCCGGAGGTCGGCGCCGACTTCGAGCGCATCTCCCAGATCGCCTACGCCGAGGAGGAGGCGTTCCGTCGCACCCTGACCTCGGGCACCACGATCCTGGACACCGCGGTCGCGGCCGCCAAGACCACGGCCGGGGCAGGCGGCACGCCCGTGCTGCCCGGCGACCAGGCCTTCGCCCTGCACGACACGTACGGCTTCCCGATCGACCTGACCCTCGAGATGGCCGCCGAGCAGGGCGTCCAGGTCGACGAGAAGGCGTTCCGCGCCCTCATGCAGGAGCAGCGCACCCGTGCGCGCGCCGACGCGCTCGCCAAGCGCACGGGCGGCGTCGACACCGCGGCCTACGAGGCCCTGCAGAGCGAGCTCGCCCGCCCGGTCGAGTTCCTGGGCTACACGGACGCCACGGCGTCCGTCAACGTCGTGGGCCTCCTGGTCGACGGCGTGCCCTCCCCGGCCGCGACGGCCCCGGCCGACGTCGAGGTCGTGCTCGACCGCACGCCGTTCTACGCCGAGGCCGGTGGCCAGCTCGCCGACCACGGGACGATCGTGCTCGACGGCGGCGCGACCATCGAGGTCGACGACGTGCAGCGCCCCATCAAGGGCTTCTCGGTCCACCGTGGACGCCTCGTCGAGGGCGTCGTGGCGCTGGGGGACCCCGGCACCGCGCAGATCGACACGGCGCGCCGCAAGGCGATCAGCCGCGCCCACACCGCGACGCACATGATCCACAAGTCCATCCAGGAGGCCCTGGGCAAGGACGCGACGCAGGCCGGTTCGGAGAACGCGCCGAGCCGCATCCGCTTCGACTTCCGCGCCTCGAGCGCGGTGCCGGCGGGCGTGCTGTCCGAGGTCGAGGAGCGGGTCAACACCCAGCTCGCCGAGAACCTCGAGGTCACGGACAAGGTCATGCCCATCGCGGAGGCCCGCGCCCTGGGCGCCATGGCGCTGTTCGGCGAGAAGTACGGCGACCAGGTGCGCGTGGTCTCGATCGGTGGCGACTGGTCGCGCGAGCTGTGCGCGGGCACGCACGTCAAGCAGTCCGGGCAGCTCGGCCTGGTCACGCTGCTCGGCGAGTCCTCGATCGGCTCCGGCGTGCGCCGCGTCGACGCGCTCGTCGGCGACGGTGCCTACGGCTTCCAGGCCAAGGAGCACGCCCTGGTCGGGCAGCTCACGGGCCTGCTGAACGTGCGCACCGAGGAGCTGCCGGACCGGGTGGGCTCGCTCGTGGCGCGCCTGCGCGACGCCGAGAAGGAGCTCGCGGCGCTGCGCCAGGCACAGCTCCTCGCGTCCGCCGCGAACCTCGCGGCCGCCGCGGAGACCGTCGGGACCGTGCGAGTCGTGGTGCACGACGCGGGTGAGGTGGCCTCGGCCGACGACCTGCGCGCCCTCGCGCTCGACGTGCGCGGCCGTCTCGCGGACTCGGCCCCGAGCGTCGTCGCGATCGCCGGCGTCAGCAAGGAGCGTCCGCAGGTCGTGATCGTGACCAACGCACCCGCTCGTGAGGCGGGACTGCGCGCGGGCGCGCTCGCGAAGAAGGCGTCGGGCGTGCTCGGCGGCGGCGGTGGCGGCAAGGACGACATGGCCCAGGGCGGCGGCACCGACGTGTCCGCCCTCCCGGCGGCTCTCGCGGGCATCCGCGACGACGTCGCCTCGGCACTCTGA
- a CDS encoding DUF948 domain-containing protein: protein MSVGDVAGLIAAIAFVLLVGVLAVPLVKLGRVLDEARVSIKEVTDHSVPILDEAATTVATTNSQLVKVDTITTSAAQVSENVSALTGLYAATFGAPLVKVAAFTYGVRQAFARASGRSGSGPRTGR from the coding sequence ATGTCCGTAGGAGATGTGGCCGGGCTGATCGCCGCCATCGCATTCGTGCTGCTGGTCGGGGTCCTCGCGGTTCCTCTGGTCAAGCTCGGCCGGGTGCTCGACGAGGCCCGGGTGAGCATCAAGGAGGTCACGGACCACTCGGTGCCGATCCTCGACGAGGCCGCCACGACCGTCGCGACGACCAACAGCCAGCTCGTGAAGGTCGACACGATCACGACGTCGGCCGCGCAGGTCAGCGAGAACGTCTCGGCCCTCACGGGGCTGTACGCGGCGACCTTCGGTGCGCCGCTGGTCAAGGTCGCGGCGTTCACGTACGGCGTGCGCCAGGCGTTCGCGCGGGCCTCGGGCCGTTCGGGCTCCGGACCTCGGACCGGTCGCTGA
- the ruvX gene encoding Holliday junction resolvase RuvX, translated as MTIDDHQAGTPLPRGARLGVDVGSVRVGLAASDPDGLIATPVETLPRDMKTAPSGPDTPSGTFPADVARIASEVEERGARVVYIGLPRHLSGAEGAATASARAYAGLVARAVAPVPVHLVDERMTTVSAHQALRASGRAGRKQRSVVDQAAAVIILQTALDRERSAGARAGEYVER; from the coding sequence ATGACGATCGACGACCACCAGGCGGGCACCCCTCTCCCGAGGGGTGCCCGCCTGGGCGTCGACGTGGGCAGCGTGCGTGTCGGGCTCGCCGCAAGCGACCCTGACGGCCTCATCGCGACCCCCGTCGAGACCCTGCCACGGGACATGAAGACCGCCCCCTCCGGCCCCGACACGCCGTCGGGCACGTTCCCGGCAGACGTCGCGCGGATCGCGTCCGAAGTGGAGGAACGGGGTGCACGTGTGGTGTACATCGGGCTTCCTCGGCACCTTTCCGGCGCGGAAGGTGCCGCCACCGCGTCCGCACGTGCGTACGCTGGACTGGTGGCACGTGCCGTCGCACCGGTCCCGGTGCACCTCGTCGACGAACGCATGACGACCGTGAGCGCCCACCAGGCGCTGCGGGCCTCGGGGCGCGCCGGGCGCAAGCAGCGCTCTGTCGTCGACCAGGCGGCGGCGGTTATCATCCTCCAGACCGCTCTGGACCGCGAGCGGAGCGCGGGGGCGCGCGCCGGAGAGTACGTAGAACGTTGA
- the aroC gene encoding chorismate synthase gives MLRWLTSGESHGPALVGILEGLPAGVELVTKDVQDALARRRLGYGRGARMKFEQDEVRVLAGLRLGLTQGGPLAIEIGNTEWPKWVDVMSADPVPAEALQVDAGTGDVREIARNRPLTRPRPGHADLVGMRKYAFDDARPVLERASARETATRVALGVAAAKFLEQAVGIRLVSHVVGIGTVDVPEGTDLPRPDDVARLDADPVRCFDPASSAAMVAEIDECHKDGDTLGGVVEVLAYGVPSGLGTYVQSDRRLDARLAAVLMGIQAIKGVEVGDGFRTARRRGSQAHDEIVRGEDGHLHRLSNRAGGVEGGMSNGEVLRVRAAMKPISTVPRALATVDVATGEPAKAQHQRSDVCAVPPAAVVAEAMVALVLAEAVLEKFGGDSVSEVCRNVEGYLASVPELLR, from the coding sequence ATGCTTCGTTGGTTGACATCGGGTGAGTCGCACGGTCCGGCGCTGGTCGGCATCCTGGAAGGGCTGCCCGCAGGGGTCGAGCTCGTGACGAAGGACGTGCAGGACGCGCTCGCGCGCCGCCGCCTCGGGTACGGGCGCGGTGCGCGCATGAAGTTCGAGCAGGACGAGGTCCGTGTCCTTGCCGGGCTGCGCCTGGGGCTGACGCAGGGCGGTCCGCTCGCGATCGAGATCGGCAACACCGAGTGGCCCAAGTGGGTCGACGTGATGAGCGCGGACCCCGTGCCCGCCGAGGCCTTGCAGGTCGACGCCGGGACGGGCGACGTGCGGGAGATCGCCCGCAACCGTCCCCTGACACGCCCACGTCCCGGGCACGCGGACCTCGTCGGCATGCGCAAGTACGCGTTCGACGACGCGCGTCCGGTCCTGGAGCGCGCCTCGGCCCGCGAGACCGCGACCCGCGTCGCGCTCGGGGTGGCTGCGGCCAAGTTCCTCGAGCAGGCCGTCGGGATCCGCCTCGTCTCGCACGTCGTGGGCATCGGCACGGTCGACGTCCCCGAGGGCACGGACCTCCCGCGGCCCGACGACGTCGCGCGGCTCGACGCCGACCCGGTGCGCTGCTTCGACCCCGCGAGCTCCGCGGCGATGGTCGCCGAGATCGACGAGTGCCACAAGGACGGCGACACCCTGGGCGGCGTGGTCGAGGTCCTGGCGTACGGCGTCCCGTCGGGGCTGGGCACCTACGTGCAGTCGGACCGTCGCCTCGACGCTCGCCTCGCGGCCGTGCTCATGGGGATCCAGGCCATCAAGGGCGTCGAGGTCGGCGACGGCTTCCGCACCGCACGCCGTCGCGGCTCCCAGGCGCACGACGAGATCGTGCGCGGCGAGGACGGTCACCTGCACCGTCTGAGCAACCGTGCGGGCGGCGTCGAGGGCGGCATGTCCAACGGCGAGGTGCTGCGCGTGCGCGCGGCCATGAAGCCCATCTCGACCGTCCCCCGCGCGCTCGCGACGGTCGACGTCGCCACGGGCGAGCCCGCCAAGGCCCAGCACCAGCGCTCGGACGTGTGCGCCGTGCCGCCCGCCGCCGTGGTCGCCGAGGCCATGGTCGCGCTCGTCCTCGCCGAGGCCGTCCTGGAGAAGTTCGGTGGCGACTCGGTCTCCGAGGTCTGCCGCAACGTCGAGGGCTACCTGGCGTCGGTCCCCGAGCTGCTGCGCTGA
- the mltG gene encoding endolytic transglycosylase MltG — MVLALVLVGGAGYYLATNASSLLGFENPFSAADYEGQGVDPVDVTIEPQSTGTAMGETLVEAGVVKSVSAFVKAFKENPDAGKIQPGNYTLLTEMKASAAITLLLSKESKNEMKLTVPEGRTVTQILDTAVSVTGKPREEFEAAMADPAAVGLPAEAGGNYEGWLFPATYLLQPDDTAATIISNMILQTTTNLDSLGVPAENREEVIVKASLVEREAKADEDRPKMARAIQNRLERDMTLDIDAAVAYGLGRSGVTLSTTDLADASNPYNTYKHKGLPPGPIASPGMKSIEAVLNPEPGDWIFWIAVNLDTGETKFSSTNAEHERYRAELRQWQKENP, encoded by the coding sequence GTGGTGCTCGCGCTGGTCCTCGTGGGCGGGGCCGGGTACTACCTGGCCACCAACGCCTCGAGCCTGCTGGGCTTCGAGAACCCGTTCAGCGCCGCGGACTACGAGGGCCAGGGCGTCGACCCCGTCGACGTGACGATCGAGCCGCAGTCGACCGGTACGGCCATGGGGGAGACGCTCGTCGAGGCGGGGGTCGTGAAGTCGGTCAGCGCCTTCGTCAAGGCCTTCAAGGAGAACCCGGACGCCGGCAAGATCCAGCCGGGCAACTACACGTTGCTCACCGAGATGAAGGCGTCTGCCGCGATCACGCTGCTGCTCTCGAAGGAGAGCAAGAACGAGATGAAGCTGACGGTCCCGGAGGGCCGGACGGTCACCCAGATCCTCGACACCGCGGTGTCCGTCACGGGCAAGCCGCGCGAGGAGTTCGAGGCCGCCATGGCCGACCCCGCCGCGGTGGGACTTCCGGCGGAAGCGGGCGGCAACTACGAGGGGTGGCTCTTCCCGGCGACCTACCTCCTGCAGCCGGACGACACCGCCGCCACGATCATCTCCAACATGATCCTGCAGACGACGACCAACCTGGACAGCCTCGGGGTCCCGGCCGAGAACCGCGAGGAGGTGATCGTCAAGGCGTCACTGGTCGAGCGCGAGGCAAAGGCCGACGAGGACCGCCCCAAGATGGCGCGGGCGATCCAGAACCGTCTCGAGCGGGACATGACCCTCGACATCGATGCTGCCGTGGCGTACGGCCTCGGCCGGTCGGGGGTGACTCTCAGCACCACGGACCTCGCGGATGCGAGCAACCCCTACAACACCTACAAGCACAAGGGGCTGCCGCCCGGCCCCATCGCCTCCCCGGGGATGAAGTCGATCGAGGCCGTGCTCAACCCGGAGCCGGGCGACTGGATCTTCTGGATCGCGGTCAATCTCGACACGGGGGAGACCAAGTTCTCATCCACGAACGCCGAGCACGAGCGGTACCGCGCGGAGCTCAGGCAGTGGCAGAAGGAGAACCCGTGA
- a CDS encoding prepilin peptidase, translated as MTNAGGGGPVDAPGQDGSVETSPDAGAPDLATARRPVRIWRRAVAEVRPHRRAVLAVTAVAVPATVVGAWDAGHPVVALPAAGYLALVGSALAVIDARTHRLPDALVLPSYPVLAVLLGLAGLLGPDGGALLRASAGGLGLYGAYFLLALAPSGLGFGDVKLAGLIGAMLAWCGWAELAVGASAAFFLGGSWALVLLATRRAGRRSAIPFGPFMLAGALVGLIGGPAVLDEALLLG; from the coding sequence GTGACGAACGCAGGGGGCGGGGGTCCGGTCGACGCGCCGGGGCAGGACGGTTCCGTCGAGACGAGCCCGGACGCCGGCGCTCCGGACCTGGCGACCGCGCGTCGGCCCGTCCGGATCTGGCGCCGGGCCGTGGCCGAGGTGCGCCCGCACCGTCGCGCGGTCCTCGCGGTGACGGCGGTGGCCGTGCCCGCCACGGTCGTGGGGGCGTGGGACGCGGGCCACCCCGTGGTGGCGCTTCCCGCGGCCGGGTACCTCGCTCTCGTCGGGTCGGCGCTCGCCGTGATCGACGCCCGCACGCACCGCCTCCCGGACGCCCTGGTGCTGCCGTCCTACCCGGTCCTGGCGGTGCTGCTGGGCCTTGCCGGCCTGCTCGGGCCCGACGGCGGTGCGCTCCTCCGCGCGTCGGCCGGCGGTCTGGGCCTCTACGGCGCGTACTTCCTGCTGGCCCTCGCGCCGTCGGGGCTGGGCTTCGGCGACGTGAAGCTCGCCGGGCTGATCGGCGCGATGCTCGCGTGGTGCGGGTGGGCCGAGCTCGCCGTGGGGGCGAGCGCGGCCTTCTTCCTCGGCGGTTCCTGGGCCCTCGTCCTGCTCGCCACGAGGCGGGCAGGACGACGTTCGGCGATCCCGTTCGGCCCGTTCATGCTCGCGGGCGCGCTCGTCGGTCTGATCGGTGGTCCCGCGGTGCTCGATGAGGCGCTGCTGCTGGGCTGA